Proteins co-encoded in one Salvia splendens isolate huo1 chromosome 4, SspV2, whole genome shotgun sequence genomic window:
- the LOC121801237 gene encoding uncharacterized protein LOC121801237 translates to MEVSSGLGPRPGSSALKHEENQGINIENLELERPVNDSRSNHQFHSMGALDILRETVWILRFNSGGFMLIVAMLICPVSAVLLSNVLVDQSVVKRLSFRLLLVAKSSGLPLKPFVKQSCHRMAEMVISAAMCFPLFVTLLLLSKAAVVHTVDCTYSRKKFNASKFYVFICKIWKRIVTTYLWGCLVMSGCLTFFIVLLVVVSCVFLIMGFPSDLILYPAMVVGLIFSIIFANAIIICNTAIVISVLEDVAGPQAVLRSSSLIKGQTQVGLLIFLGSTIGMAFVEGLFEHRVKTLSYGNGSSRLWEGPLLVVMYSFVVMIDSMMSTVFYFSCKSYRLESASEENEPVLEAQVNGEVQ, encoded by the coding sequence ATGGAAGTCTCGAGCGGGTTGGGCCCGCGGCCTGGCTCGAGCGCATTGAAACACGAGGAGAACCAAGGGATAAATATTGAAAATCTCGAATTGGAGAGGCCTGTGAATGATTCTCGTTCCAATCACCAATTTCATTCCATGGGTGCGTTGGACATTTTGAGAGAAACTGTTTGGATTCTTCGATTCAATTCGGGCGGATTCATGTTAATCGTGGCAATGTTAATCTGCCCTGTTTCGGCCGTGCTCTTGTCGAACGTGTTGGTCGATCAATCCGTCGTGAAGCGGCTGAGCTTTCGTCTCTTGCTAGTTGCGAAATCTAGTGGACTCCCTCTCAAGCCTTTCGTCAAACAGTCATGCCACAGAATGGCGGAGATGGTGATCTCAGCAGCAATGTGTTTTCCCCTGTTTGTCACGCTGCTGCTTCTGTCAAAGGCAGCCGTGGTTCACACAGTTGATTGCACATACTCGAGGAAGAAGTTTAATGCTTCGAAGTTCTATGTGTTCATCTGCAAGATTTGGAAGCGAATTGTCACCACATATTTGTGGGGGTGTTTAGTAATGTCCGGTTGCCTCACATTCTTCATAGTCCTCCTCGTTGTAGTGAGCTGCGTGTTCTTGATCATGGGGTTCCCATCTGACTTGATTCTTTACCCTGCTATGGTAGTAGGGTTAATTTTCTCAATCATTTTTGCCAATGCTATCATCATCTGCAACACTGCTATTGTGATATCTGTTCTTGAGGATGTTGCAGGGCCTCAGGCAGTGCTCCGTTCTAGTTCGTTGATAAAAGGGCAGACGCAAGTTGGTCTGTTGATATTCCTTGGGTCGACTATAGGTATGGCTTTTGTGGAGGGTCTGTTTGAGCATAGGGTGAAGACACTCAGCTACGGAAATGGCTCTTCTAGGTTATGGGAAGGGCCTCTTTTGGTGGTGATGTATTCGTTTGTGGTGATGATCGACTCGATGATGAGCACAGTTTTCTACTTCAGCTGTAAATCATATCGTTTGGAATCAGCAAGTGAAGAAAATGAACCGGTTTTGGAAGCTCAGGTTAACGGTGAGGTTCAATAA
- the LOC121800928 gene encoding zinc finger MYM-type protein 1-like, with amino-acid sequence MKSHDSSSSSAPNDNTSPSNASASLAPPNVTVTPSNVSVSLIPSNVTVTPSNASVSPTRSVPLEEKELIYDVEKLNHDPAKRDSIMKYPPNERDANEVGLTAGGGAFVNEGFKSWNKTDRFTKHIGGVKSAHNLAYEKYVNLRDGKKKSILVSLDNATEVTIKEYDIRLKASISCLRYLLRQGLGFRGHRENSESLNRGNFLELLKWLRTHNEVVSKVTLENAPENCQLISPTIQKDIINYCAKETTKRIVEELGVDHFAILADESSDVSQKEQLSLCLRYGQRKTGQVVERFIGLAHVDDTTTLSLRSAIISLVIEHSSSPSKIREQGYDGASNIKGEIHGLKTLIMEDTPSAYYVHCFAHQLQLTLVAIAKKNDECAWLFDTIANLLNVVGVFARDEN; translated from the exons ATGAAATCTCATGATAGTTCAAGTTCTTCGGCTCCAAATGATAATAcgtctccttcaaatgccagtGCGTCTCTGGCTCCTCCCAATGTTACCGTGACTCCTTCAAATGTTAGTGTGTCTCTGATTCCTTCAAATGTTACCGTGACTCCTTCAAATGCTAGTGTATCTCCGACTCGAAGTGTCCCGTTAGAGGAAAAAGAATTGATTTACGATGTTGAAAAACTTAATCATGATCCTGCAAAAAGAGATAGTATAATGAAATATCCTCCAAATGAGCGAGATGCA AATGAAGTTGGACTTACTGCGGGGGGAGGTGCATTTGTGAATGAAGGATTTAagtcgtggaataagacggacAGATTTACGAAGCATATTGGTGGAGTAAAAAGTGCTCACAATCTTGCTTATGAGAAATATGTGAACTTAAGAGATGGCAAAAAAAAGTCTATTCTTGTTTCTCTTGATAATGCCACCGAGGTGACCATAAAAGAATATGACATTCGCTTGAAGGCTTCAATTTCATGTTTGCGTTATCTACTGCGGCAAGGTTTGGGCTTTCGTGGACATAGAGAAAATAGTGAATCCCTTAACAGAGGAAATTTTCTTGAACTTTTGAAATGGTTAAGGACACATAATGAAGTTGTTTCAAAAGTGACTTTGGAAAATGCTCCTGAAAATTGTCAATTGATATCTCCAACTATTCAAAAGGATATTATCAATTATTGTGCTAAAGAAACAACTAAGCGAATTGTGGAAGAACTTGGTGTTGACCATTTTGCTATATTAGCTGATGAATCAAGTGATGTGTCCCAAAAGGAACAATTATCTCTTTGCCTACGCTATGGTCAAAGAAAAACGGGACAGGTAGTGGAAAGATTCATTGGTCTTGCTCATGTTGATGATACCACAACTTTATCTCTTAGAAGTGCAATCATATCATTGGTTATTGAACATTCATCGAGTCCATCTAAGATTCGAGAACAAGGATATGATGGGGCTAGTAACATAAAGGGTGAAATACATGGATTGAAAACTTTGATTATGGAAGATACTCCAAGTGCTTACTACGTCCACTGCTTCGCCCACCAACTTCAACTGACTCTTGTAGCCATTGCAAAAAAGAACGATGAATGTGCTTGGCTTTTTGATACGATTGCAAATTTATTAAATGTTGTAGGAGTTTTTGCAAGAGACGAGAATTGA
- the LOC121800929 gene encoding uncharacterized protein LOC121800929: MDLFSTIVKVLMIIGKNGSISDDKCKAQDLEACYVPHGRSKRFVEQVSYCHHFRIDVFIEVIDLLLQEFDNRFDEVNMELIRCMTCFSPRDDFSSFDKESVLKLATFYPSDFSSIDLRSLDCQLDIFMEDMRRDNDFQNLQDLSSLSMKLVETKRDVAYPFVLLLIKLILILPVATASVERVFSGMTFVKNKLRNRIGDKPLNDCLVTFIEKEMFVQVSDDDIVHRFEEMKARRKIN, translated from the exons ATGGACCTATTTTCTACAATTGTTAAGGTTCTTATGATTATTGGAAAGAATGGCTCTATATCGGATGATAAGTGCAAAGCTCAAG ATTTGGAAGCTTGTTATGTGCCTCATGGAAGATCAAAGCGTTTTGTTGAACAAGTTTCCTATTGTCATCATTTTCGCATTGATGTGTTTATAGAGGTAATTGATTTATTACTTCAAGAATTTGACAATCGATTTGATGAAGTCAATATGGAGTTGATCAGATGCATGACTTGCTTCAGTCCTAGAGATGACTTCTCTTCTTTTGACAAAGAAAGTGTACTCAAACTTGCAACATTTTATCCTTCTGATTTTTCAAGCATTGATTTGAGGTCTCTTGATTGTCAACTTGATATATTCATGGAGGATATGAGAAGAGATAATGACTTTCAGAATTTGCAAGATCTTAGTTCTCTTTCAATGAAGCTTGTTGAAACAAAGAGGGATGTGGCTTACCCCTTTGTCCTTTTGCTTatcaagttgattttgattcttcCGGTTGCTACTGCAAGTGTAGAGAGAGTATTTTCTGGAATGACGTTTGTGAAGAATAAGTTGCGAAATAGAATTGGTGATAAACCTTTGAATGATTGTTTGGTGACTTTCATTGAGAAAGAAATGTTTGTACAAGTCTCAGATGATGATATAGTCCATCGCTTTGAGGAAATGAAGGCtcgtagaaaaataaattag